The segment GTAATTTAGATTATTATTTTTATCAATTTGTAAGAGTGTCTGTTCTTCAACCCAACGAATTTCTCCTGATCTTGTTATTATCCGATACTGGCTAAAATGTGGGGTTCTTTTTATAATGCTCTCTGAAAGTATGTCTTCTACGCGTTCAAGATCATCGGGGTGGATGATGTCTGCATAATTTATTTTTTTTGATATGAAATCATCAGCAACATAACCAAATAGTGCTATGTTCCCGGATACAAGTTCTACTGGCCATCCTTTTTTATTCTTCCATTTAAAGACAGTTACGGGACTGTGGTCTATTATATCAGCCATTTCTTCATTAAGTTCGCTTGATCTTTGGAGATTATCAAGCAAATGGTTTAATCTGACTGTAAATTCTCTAAAATCAATGTCAATATCAGTATTTGCTCTGGCATCAAAGTTTCCGGTTAAAGCAGAATCTGAAATGTCTTTAAAGTCATTAACAATATTTTCTATATTTTTACTCACAGTTTTTGCTGTAAGGGAGGCAACAAGTCCCATGAGCAATATTGCGATCATCAATATTGTGATTAATTCATTCTTTAGGTCTATAACTCCTTTGAACATATCATCTTTCGGAACTACAAGTATGAATGAATACTTTCCTTCTTTTGTAGGTTCATAGAATGCGATAACCTGCTTTCCTGTACTCGGATCTACTGTTTCGATGTGACCACTTTTTCCTTCTTTAATGTCATCTGCCATTATAGTGATATCATCATTGAATTCGTAAAGTGTTTTTTCACCGATCCATTCTTTTTTGGTTGGATGTGAAAGGATAAGACCCTCGTTGCTGCTAAGTATGGCATATCCGCTCTGGAATGCTGTAATGTTACTTACAATGCTGTCCATGCCATTGAGAGTTACATCGACACCCCCAATTCCAATGAACTGTCCGTCACGGAATATCGGTGTTGAGTGACTGATGATTATCTTCTCTGAATACCAATATGGCTCCGTTAGCACGTAATTTCCTGTAAGCTTTGGTAATCTGTAGTAATCAAGTTCTTCATAGTTCTGTAAAGGATCAAGGCTAATATTGCCATCCAGCTTATTCCAGTATGGGATAAATCTGCCAGTTGAATCATGGCCTGATGTATTTGCATATTCCATGTCTCTCCCATCATATGCATTGGGTTCAAAACAGACGTATGTCCCGACAAGCTCCGGATTTTTAATAAGTATCTCCTTTAGGACTTTATTTGCTTCCTCCCGATCGTAGATAAGGCTATCAGAGATCGTGTCTGCAATGATTTTTGAAAATGCATGATATTTCATTTGATCTGCATTGAATTCGTTTGCATGCTTGCGGGCAATTTCTATGGATTGCTGGTATGCAAGTTCTTCATGCTGGGATAATGTTGTTGAGATTATTAGCAAAGCTGATACTATAAAAATTAAAAAGGTTCCTGCAACAATATAAACTGTAAGTTTCTTTCTTAAAGAAATGTCTTTTAGATCCATTCAAAAACTCCAATTTTTCTAAAAACAGGATTAAATATTTTGATTCATTGCTAATTATATTATAGTATCTGAAACGATGTTAACATATATTATATTACATAAATGTATGGCAGCGTCACGACTATCGATGTTAAATTTTGCTTAATTTGGCTATAATCTTATGCAAAAACGTTCTAACTATTACTTACTGATTATATTTCAAAATATTTGCAATTAATCTCTCTTTATGAGATGCTGTAAATATTTTACGTTGTCTCCTTCTTTAATTTGCTTACAACATAATCTATATATATAATAAATACAATTCACGATTGTGATTTCACAATAGTGAATCGGTAACAATTGGCTGGATGGCAGAGTGGTTATGTGTCCGACTGCAGATCGGAGTACCTAAATTCGATTCTCACTCCGGCCTTTTAAATAAGATGTAAGGCAAAATGTCTGGCTCTTTTTATGAACCGGCTCAAAATTGCACTTTCTGGCAACTTACAGATCATCTCTATTAAAATGGGTGAAGATATGAATCAATTCGCACAAGCAACTGAAAAAGATATTACGCGTTCGATAGTTGAAGAATTCCTTGGAGATTTCCTTAATCACATAGAAAGTGATGTTATCATTGTTGGCGGAGGGCCAAGT is part of the Methanococcoides orientis genome and harbors:
- a CDS encoding sensor histidine kinase, with amino-acid sequence MDLKDISLRKKLTVYIVAGTFLIFIVSALLIISTTLSQHEELAYQQSIEIARKHANEFNADQMKYHAFSKIIADTISDSLIYDREEANKVLKEILIKNPELVGTYVCFEPNAYDGRDMEYANTSGHDSTGRFIPYWNKLDGNISLDPLQNYEELDYYRLPKLTGNYVLTEPYWYSEKIIISHSTPIFRDGQFIGIGGVDVTLNGMDSIVSNITAFQSGYAILSSNEGLILSHPTKKEWIGEKTLYEFNDDITIMADDIKEGKSGHIETVDPSTGKQVIAFYEPTKEGKYSFILVVPKDDMFKGVIDLKNELITILMIAILLMGLVASLTAKTVSKNIENIVNDFKDISDSALTGNFDARANTDIDIDFREFTVRLNHLLDNLQRSSELNEEMADIIDHSPVTVFKWKNKKGWPVELVSGNIALFGYVADDFISKKINYADIIHPDDLERVEDILSESIIKRTPHFSQYRIITRSGEIRWVEEQTLLQIDKNNNLNYMQGIIVDITERKNAENQIINAKMAAEASNQTKSMFLANMSHELRTPLNSIIGFSDILLENIAGPINKRQEKYIYNVLNSGKHLLNLINDILDLSKVEAGKMDIHYEVFYVREVVTNIVTIIKPLAQKKAIKLVINIEEGISTINADKTKFKQILYNLLSNAIKFTDEKGEVHLTVTCIDNQLKISVTDTGIGIAQENIEKIFQPFEQIESDNSRNYQGTGLGLVLVKTFVELHGGNIEVKSKKEAGSTFTFIMPIDEMEVSEKEQNEE